One Drosophila virilis strain 15010-1051.87 chromosome 5, Dvir_AGI_RSII-ME, whole genome shotgun sequence DNA window includes the following coding sequences:
- the LOC138911398 gene encoding uncharacterized protein: MLQELQNPPEAYALKRRDHRFVVERIEGIINPAYEPDSGGDAKSESRATNQRNVQSKWRV; the protein is encoded by the coding sequence ATGCTGCAGGAGCTACAGAATCCTCCGGAGGCTTACGCCCTGAAACGTCGAGATCACAGATTTGTGGTCGAACGCATCGAGGGTATCATTAATCCGGCCTATGAGCCCGACTCGGGTGGGGATGCCAAATCGGAGAGCCGAGCGACCAATCAACGCAATGTCCAATCAAAATGGCGAGTATAG